In the genome of Actinomadura luzonensis, the window CCTCCTCGATCTGCGCCCGCTCCTCCTTCGACACCGAGCCGTGATGAGCACGCACGATCTCCGTCACCACGCCCTTGCCGCTGCCCGCCTGCGCCATCACCTCGGCCGGCGGGCGGCGCGGCGCACCGGGATCGGGCGGCGTCTCCCAGATCGACAGGTCCACGGCCTCCATGCCCTGCGAACGCTCGTAGGCCAGCTCGTTGAGCCGCGAGCACAGCCGCTCGGCCAGCCGCCGCGAGTTGGCGAACACGATCGTCGAGCTGTGGGCCTCGATGAGGTCGAACAACCGGTCCTCGACGTGCGGCCAGATCGACCTGCTCCGGGGCGGGCCGCCGTCCTCGCCGTCCTCGCCGCCGCCCTCCAGCGGGCCGGGCCCGGCGTCGGTCTCGGTCATGTCCTCGACCGGGACGACGACCTCGACCTCGATCCGCTTGTCGGCGGGCGGCTGCACCACCGTGGCCGGACGCGCGCCGCCCAGGAACGCCGCCACCTCGCTCACCGGCCGCACCGTCGCCGACAGGCCGATGCGCTGGGCGGGCCGCTCCAGCAACGCGTCCAGCCGCTCCAGGCTGAGCGCCAGGTGGGCGCCGCGCTTGGTGGCGGCGACCGCGTGCACCTCGTCGACGATCACGGTCTCGACGTCGCGCAACGCCTCCCGCGCCTGGCTCGTGAGCAGCAGGAACAGCGACTCCGGCGTGGTGATGAGGATGTCGGACGGCTTGGCCGCGAACTTCCTGCGGTCCTCGGCCGGCGTGTCGCCCGAGCGGATCGCCACCGAGATCTCCGGCACCGGCAGGCCGAGCCGGCGCGCCGTCTGCCTCAGGCCCGCGAGGGGGGCGCGGAGGTTGCGCTCGACGTCCACGGCCAGGGCCTTGAGCGGCGAGACGTACAACACCCGCGTGCCCTTGCCCCGCTCCCCGGCCTCGCCCGGGGTGGCCTCGGCGGCCAGCCGGTCGAGCGACCACAGGAAGGCCGCCAGCGTCTTGCCCGACCCGGTGGGCGCGACGACCAGGGTGTTGTCGCCACGCGCGATGGACTCCCACGCCTGCTCCTGGGCGGCCGTGGGAGCCTGGAAGGCTCCGGCGAACCACTGCTGCGTCGTCCGGCTGAACTGGTCTAGCGAGCTCACCAGCACATATTGCCTCGCGCCACCGACAGAAAACGCATTGTCCGGATGCCGCGCGGTTGAGCGGCCCTCCTGGCGGACATACAGCGACCGTGACCATTGACTATGCGGCCATCGAAGCCCGCCGTGCCGAGCTCAGGCGCCGTCACGTGTTAGCCCGCCGGCCGTCGAGCAGCGCTCGTGGCCTCCACCACGTCGCCCTGCTCTCCTCCGACGTGGAGCGCACCATCCAGTTCTACCAGGACCTCCTGGAGTTCCCGCTCACCGAGATCATCGAGAACCGGGACTTCAAGGGCTCCAGCCACTTCTTCTTCGACATCGGCAACGGCAACCTGCTCGCCTTCTTCGACTTCCCGGGCCTCGACCTCGGCCCGTACCAGGAGGTTCTGGGCGGGCTGCATCACATCGCGATCTCCGTCGACCCGGCCACGTGGGAACGGCTGCGCGGAAAGCTGGAGATGGCCGGCGTGCCGCA includes:
- a CDS encoding VOC family protein → MTIDYAAIEARRAELRRRHVLARRPSSSARGLHHVALLSSDVERTIQFYQDLLEFPLTEIIENRDFKGSSHFFFDIGNGNLLAFFDFPGLDLGPYQEVLGGLHHIAISVDPATWERLRGKLEMAGVPHQIESGASIYFKDPDGARLELLADHLGEMYGARVL